AGAGGGTTCTGGGAGCTGTTTTCGGTACTTGCAGCGGCTTCTTCGTCTGGCTGCTCATGGCTACCCGAATCACTGGGCGCATTCGAACCTGAAACTTTCGAAATACCGTGAGTAATGAAATTAACAACATCAATACGGGCAATACCCTGTTGTTTCAGGTAGTAAACCGCCTGACTTTCCTGTTCACTAAAGATAGCAACGAGAACGTTGGCTCCTGTTACTTCGTTTTTTCCTGAAGATTGCACATGAAAAACTGCGCGTTGAAGCACGCGCTGGAAGCCTAAAGTAGGCTGAGTTTCACGGTCTTCATCCTCTTCGGGAATCAGCGGCGTTGTTGAATCAACAAATTCAGAAAGATCACGACGCAATACACCTAAATCTGCACCGCAGGCCCTTAAAACACTGGCAGCAGACTCGTTGTCCAGAAGCGCGAGCAAAAGATGCTCAACAGTCATAAACTCATGACGCTTTGACCGCGCCCCCTTAAAAGCAGTATTTAACGTAGATTCTAGCTCTTTACTTAGCATCGTTACTTACACCTGTTATGCCCACCTTCACTACTTATCATACTAACTTCAGCAAGGTCAGGCTTAAGCAAAAATGATTCTGGATTTACTCGGAATCACCGTCATCGCACGCTTCTATTTCACACAACAATGGATGTTCATTTTGACGCGCATATTGATTAACTTGCGCTGCTTTTGTTTCTGCAACATCCCTGGAAAAAACACCACATACGCCCTTTCCTTTAGTATGAACCTCAAGCATCACGTGCGTGGCTTTCTCTCGATTCATGCCGAAAAAAGTTTCCAGCACCTCTACAACAAATTCCATAGGCGTGTAGTCGTCATTTAGTAAAACGACCTTGTATAACGGTGGTTTTTTGAGCTTTGGCTTCTCTTCCTGAACAGCCAAGCCACCGCCATCAATGACAGACTCATCGTCATCGTCTTTATTTAATGTTAGTCGAAGATTTTCAAGATTACCCATGGAATATGCCAACAACACAAATCGTTATAGATGTGGATTCTAACTGACCAAAACGTACACAAACACCACAAATGGTGCAAAAACTTGACAATGCGTCCATTGTTGGTTACAAAGTATCCAACCCGCATGGATGCGGTTGCTGTATAAAAATAAATGCCCTGTGGAACTTAAAATGGGTTAAAGCAAAACAATACAAAGGGACCGAGCTATGCCTACCGGAACCGTAAAGTGGTTTAACAATGCCAAAGGCTTTGGGTTCATCTTACCCGAAGACGGAGGCGAAGACCTCTTCGCACACTACTCTTCCATCGAAATGGAAGGCTATCGAACATTAAAAGCCGGACAACCTGTCACCTTCGAGATAGAACAAGGTGAGAAGGGGCTGCATGCCAAGCACATCCAAATGGCGAAAGAAGGTGCTGTTGTACAGCCCGTTGAGGTACCTCAGGAGCATATGATCGCAGAAACCTAAGCTTCTTCAAACCAGTTTTCATAAAAAGGCCTTTATCTTCAATAAGATAAAGGCCTTTTCTTGTGCCTGGCTGACTTTGACGGTTTAGATTGCGTCTACGATTGCGTTTAGCGTTGTGCTAGGCCGCATAGCATTACTTGCTTGCTCTGCTACTGGCTTGTAGTACCCACCTACATCAGCCGCAGCACCCTGCACGGCGTTTAGCTCGCCAAGAATCTTATTTTCATTCTCAGCCATGTCTTTGGCTACACGACCAAAACGAGACTTCAGTTCGGCGTCGGTGTCCTGGGCAGCAAGCGCCTGAGCCCAATACATCGCCAAATAGAAGTGACTGCCACGATTATCCAGCTCACCCGCTTTCCGCGATGGAGACTTGTTATTGTCGAGAAAGCGCGCTGTCGCTTCGTCTAGCGTGGTGGCCAACACCTGTGCTTTGGGGTTGTTAGCTACCGTTGAAAAGTGCTCAAAAGACGCTGCCAGTGCTAAAAACTCACCTAACGAATCCCATCGCAGATGATTTTCCTGCTCGAACTGCTGCACATGCTTTGGCGCAGAGCCACCGGCTCCGGTTTCAAATAAACCGCCGCCATTCATTAAAGGCACAATCGAAAGCATTTTGGCGCTGGTGCCTAGCTCCAGAATCGGGAACAGGTCGGTAAGGTAGTCACGTAGAACATTACCGGTTACAGAAATAGTGTCTAGCCCTTCTTTTATGCGCTCAAGCGAGTATTCGGTGGCCGCTACAGGCTCCAAAATCTGGATGTCCAAGCCATCGGTATCGTGACCTGCCAGGTACTTATTGACCTTAATAATTAGCTGAGCATCGTGAGCACGATTCTCATCCAGCCAAAACACAGCGGGAATTCCCGTGGCACGCGCACGTGTTACGGCCAATTTTACCCAATCCTGAATCGGTGCATCTTTAGCTTGGCACATACGGAAGATATCGCCTTCTTCTACCTTGTGCTCCATCAGGACATTACCGGCTGTATCAACTACCTGAACACAACCAGCGATCGAAATCTCAAAGGTTTTATCATGAGAGCCGTACTCTTCG
The Teredinibacter franksiae DNA segment above includes these coding regions:
- the clpS gene encoding ATP-dependent Clp protease adapter ClpS; the protein is MGNLENLRLTLNKDDDDESVIDGGGLAVQEEKPKLKKPPLYKVVLLNDDYTPMEFVVEVLETFFGMNREKATHVMLEVHTKGKGVCGVFSRDVAETKAAQVNQYARQNEHPLLCEIEACDDGDSE
- the cspD gene encoding cold shock domain-containing protein CspD, which produces MPTGTVKWFNNAKGFGFILPEDGGEDLFAHYSSIEMEGYRTLKAGQPVTFEIEQGEKGLHAKHIQMAKEGAVVQPVEVPQEHMIAET